From Wolbachia endosymbiont (group A) of Longitarsus flavicornis, the proteins below share one genomic window:
- a CDS encoding Bax inhibitor-1/YccA family protein, translating to MSYMRNEQDIRSQGAYYSAGLRSYLTKVYNYMALALGVTGLVAFLTVFSGLFQVIHSNPVLSLVVMLSPVALVFYMSYRIQHLSAQSAVTIFFSFSVLMGLSLSYIFIVYTAENIARAFFITSIMFGSMALYGNTTKRDLTSMGSFLIMGVLGLIIASIVNLFLGSSPLYFAISFISVIVFTLMTAYDAQRIKDVYYKYNDGSEVATTKLAILGATNLYFDFINIFLNLLRLLNLFNNRD from the coding sequence ATGTCTTATATGAGAAATGAACAGGATATTCGCTCTCAAGGCGCTTACTACAGTGCTGGGCTTAGAAGTTACCTAACTAAAGTATATAACTACATGGCTTTAGCTTTGGGTGTTACAGGGCTTGTCGCGTTCCTAACGGTGTTTTCAGGTCTTTTTCAGGTAATTCATTCTAATCCCGTTCTATCGCTTGTGGTAATGTTATCTCCGGTTGCATTGGTGTTCTACATGTCTTATAGAATTCAACACCTAAGTGCTCAGTCTGCCGTTACTATATTTTTCTCGTTCTCAGTGTTGATGGGGCTTTCCTTATCTTATATTTTTATAGTTTATACTGCAGAAAATATAGCAAGAGCGTTTTTCATTACATCAATTATGTTTGGCTCTATGGCTTTATATGGTAATACCACAAAAAGAGATCTTACAAGTATGGGCTCTTTCTTGATTATGGGAGTCTTGGGGTTAATTATCGCGTCTATAGTAAATTTATTCCTTGGAAGTAGTCCTCTCTATTTTGCAATATCGTTCATATCAGTAATAGTATTTACCTTAATGACTGCGTATGATGCTCAAAGAATCAAGGACGTTTATTATAAATATAATGACGGATCAGAAGTTGCTACTACTAAATTGGCAATACTCGGTGCAACTAATCTTTATTTTGACTTTATTAATATATTTCTCAATCTACTCAGGTTACTTAACTTGTTCAACAATAGGGATTAG
- the rlmB gene encoding 23S rRNA (guanosine(2251)-2'-O)-methyltransferase RlmB produces the protein MKSSKTNENFWLYGKHTCMSALKNKNRRCIELLVTENFYREHEKEIKQCANSKGIKVRLVENKILNDVLPKGANHQGIALKVAPILHNLSIEEIAESSNNSSTIVILDQVTDTHNIGSILRTSACFNVNALVLPHNHSPSENASIAKAASGALDIVPLIYVTNIVKTMQYLKKVGYWCYGFDCNTKENIDEIKSFEKKRVIIFGSEEKGVRRLVKENCDYLLKIPMSNAINSLNVSNAAAIGLYSIYIKTNASA, from the coding sequence ATGAAATCGTCAAAAACTAATGAGAATTTTTGGCTGTATGGAAAGCACACCTGCATGTCAGCACTGAAGAATAAAAATAGGCGGTGTATAGAACTGTTAGTAACAGAAAATTTCTATAGAGAACACGAAAAAGAAATTAAGCAATGTGCAAATAGTAAGGGCATTAAAGTTCGATTAGTAGAAAACAAAATACTTAATGACGTTTTACCCAAAGGTGCTAATCATCAAGGAATTGCTTTAAAAGTTGCTCCTATCCTTCATAACTTAAGCATCGAAGAAATAGCTGAAAGCTCAAACAACAGCTCTACTATAGTCATTTTAGATCAAGTCACTGACACACACAATATTGGGTCAATTTTAAGAACTTCAGCTTGTTTTAATGTCAATGCATTGGTTTTACCACATAACCACTCACCGAGTGAAAATGCATCTATTGCAAAAGCAGCAAGCGGAGCATTAGATATTGTCCCACTAATATACGTTACAAATATAGTAAAAACTATGCAGTATTTAAAAAAGGTCGGTTACTGGTGTTATGGGTTTGATTGCAATACTAAAGAAAATATAGATGAAATAAAGAGTTTTGAGAAAAAAAGAGTAATTATTTTTGGTTCTGAAGAGAAAGGGGTACGAAGACTAGTTAAAGAAAACTGTGATTATCTTTTAAAAATACCAATGTCAAATGCAATTAACAGTTTAAATGTTTCAAATGCAGCGGCAATAGGCCTATATTCTATTTATATTAAAACAAATGCCAGCGCATAG
- a CDS encoding Smr/MutS family protein yields MSDDELDWQKNVKPIKCGKVTLKVDHKVNIKSMVDKGTSDLQGNFLNTNNSNSSFCLDQNTKSKVDRGKYFISDKLDLHGYNIEDAYCKLIDFIIKNYRAGNRCLLVITGYGSATNKTDTIKSNLNKWLNDTKIQHMVLYYQQATKKHGGKGAFYVLLRRLRPY; encoded by the coding sequence ATGTCGGACGATGAGTTGGATTGGCAAAAAAATGTTAAGCCAATAAAATGTGGAAAAGTTACTTTGAAAGTTGATCATAAAGTAAATATAAAGTCTATGGTTGATAAAGGTACCTCCGACTTACAAGGGAATTTTCTTAATACCAATAATAGTAACTCATCATTTTGTCTTGACCAAAACACAAAATCAAAAGTTGATAGGGGTAAATATTTTATAAGCGATAAGCTCGATTTGCATGGCTATAATATAGAGGATGCTTACTGTAAATTGATAGATTTTATTATCAAAAATTATCGAGCAGGAAATAGATGTTTATTGGTAATTACGGGATACGGCAGTGCAACAAACAAAACAGACACTATAAAGAGTAACTTAAATAAATGGTTAAATGACACTAAAATCCAGCATATGGTTCTATACTACCAACAAGCTACGAAAAAACATGGTGGTAAAGGGGCTTTTTATGTTTTATTAAGAAGGCTTAGGCCCTATTAG